A single Sulfurimonas aquatica DNA region contains:
- the dnaA gene encoding chromosomal replication initiator protein DnaA translates to MNIGQKVLESLKEEISELEYKRYIKHLHYDEKKSTSDLAIFYAPNALVVNWIKNKYTEKISHLFEVKSDLKVKVQITLKNKIEKKSSKKSIEVKKGSTLLNPSHSFNNFMVGGSNQFAYAAVKSVSESAGKIYNPLFIYGGVGLGKTHLMQAAGNVFLQEGKIVIYTSVEQFLNDFTRSIRNNTMERFREKYRKCDVLLIDDIQFLSNKEGIQEEFFHTFEALKGDGKQIIFTADKHPKKIAGLEARLQSRFEWGLVADIQPPELETKIAIIEKKCEINKVKLSKEIVNYIATVIESNVREIEGILSKLHAYSQLMNIDIDLEFTKNVLKDQLHEKRTNLSMDTITELVAKDLNIKPSEIRSKGRSKNIVYARRVSIYICRELTQNTMPQLAKYFGMKDHTAISHTIKKINDLIQDDEDFKVKIEELSNKITSLS, encoded by the coding sequence GTGAATATAGGTCAAAAAGTTTTAGAATCATTAAAAGAAGAGATCAGTGAATTAGAATACAAAAGATATATCAAGCATCTGCACTATGATGAAAAAAAATCTACTTCTGATTTAGCAATATTTTATGCACCCAATGCGCTTGTAGTAAACTGGATAAAAAATAAATACACAGAAAAAATTTCTCACCTATTTGAGGTTAAGTCAGATTTAAAAGTAAAAGTACAAATAACGCTAAAAAATAAAATTGAAAAAAAATCTTCTAAAAAAAGCATTGAAGTAAAAAAAGGAAGCACTCTTTTAAATCCATCTCATTCGTTTAACAACTTTATGGTTGGTGGCTCCAACCAGTTTGCTTATGCTGCTGTAAAGAGTGTAAGTGAAAGTGCTGGGAAGATTTATAACCCACTTTTTATCTATGGTGGTGTTGGACTTGGAAAAACTCACCTTATGCAGGCTGCAGGAAATGTCTTTTTGCAAGAAGGCAAAATAGTTATATATACTTCAGTAGAGCAATTTTTAAATGATTTTACACGCAGTATTAGAAATAATACCATGGAGCGTTTTCGTGAAAAATATCGTAAATGCGATGTTCTATTAATAGATGATATTCAGTTTTTAAGTAATAAAGAGGGTATTCAAGAGGAATTTTTTCATACCTTCGAAGCACTTAAAGGTGATGGAAAACAGATTATATTTACAGCAGATAAACATCCAAAAAAGATAGCAGGACTTGAAGCACGTCTTCAAAGTCGTTTTGAATGGGGGCTTGTTGCTGATATTCAACCACCTGAGCTTGAGACAAAAATAGCCATTATAGAAAAAAAATGTGAAATCAATAAAGTAAAACTCTCAAAAGAGATTGTTAATTATATTGCAACTGTTATAGAGAGTAATGTGCGTGAGATAGAAGGCATTCTTTCAAAACTACATGCCTATTCACAACTTATGAATATAGATATAGATTTAGAGTTTACTAAAAACGTTTTAAAAGATCAACTCCATGAAAAACGAACAAATCTTTCAATGGACACTATTACAGAACTCGTAGCAAAAGACTTAAATATAAAACCAAGTGAAATCCGCTCTAAAGGGCGTAGCAAAAACATAGTTTACGCTAGAAGAGTTTCCATCTATATATGTAGAGAACTAACACAAAACACAATGCCACAACTTGCTAAGTACTTTGGTATGAAAGATCATACTGCAATTAGTCATACTATTAAAAAAATAAATGATTTAATACAAGATGATGAAGATTTTAAAGTAAAAATAGAAGAACTAAGTAACAAAATAACATCCCTCTCTTAA
- the dnaN gene encoding DNA polymerase III subunit beta, translated as MIITISKSIIENILIHAGPFLEKKDTSQITSHIYINASNSTLTIKATDYEIGFLVTTQNVNIEKEGSITANGKKFLDIVRILKDGNINLEVKNDMLHISQAHSNFKLPTFSFNDFPEFPSYEGKARISIESHTLIESLKKITPAIDTNNPKFELNGALIDIKTDSINFASTDTRRLAIVTINNESENELSIIIPKKAIIEIQKLFFDNIELYYDDTNLIIHSEQYTFFTKLINGKFPEYSRIIPKEIKNSLILPKALMIDSIKQITTISTDVKITFLNELITFESLSDDNIEAKTEISHSTGFNEPFSIAINSKYLLDFLNSINSSEFNIGLNEGNLPFILNDENFKTVVMPIVI; from the coding sequence ATGATAATAACTATTTCTAAATCAATTATAGAAAATATACTCATTCATGCAGGACCTTTTTTAGAAAAAAAAGATACTTCACAAATAACTTCACATATTTATATAAATGCTTCAAATTCAACTCTAACTATAAAAGCTACTGACTATGAAATAGGATTTTTAGTTACAACACAAAATGTAAATATAGAAAAAGAGGGTAGCATTACCGCTAATGGTAAAAAGTTTTTAGATATTGTTAGAATACTTAAAGATGGTAATATAAACTTAGAAGTAAAAAATGATATGCTTCATATCTCTCAAGCTCATTCAAACTTTAAATTACCTACATTCTCATTTAATGACTTTCCAGAATTCCCTTCTTATGAAGGTAAAGCACGAATATCAATAGAATCACATACTCTAATAGAATCTCTTAAGAAAATAACGCCAGCCATAGATACAAATAACCCTAAATTTGAATTAAATGGCGCATTAATAGATATAAAAACTGATAGTATTAATTTTGCATCTACAGATACAAGAAGATTAGCAATTGTAACTATCAATAATGAAAGTGAAAATGAACTCTCAATAATCATTCCTAAAAAAGCAATAATTGAAATACAAAAACTCTTTTTTGATAATATTGAACTTTATTATGATGATACAAATTTAATTATACATTCAGAACAATATACTTTTTTTACAAAACTAATAAATGGAAAGTTTCCTGAATATTCAAGAATTATTCCTAAAGAGATTAAAAATTCACTAATTCTGCCAAAAGCTTTAATGATAGACTCTATAAAACAGATAACTACTATTTCTACAGACGTTAAAATTACGTTTTTAAATGAGTTGATCACATTTGAGAGTTTAAGTGATGATAACATTGAAGCAAAAACAGAAATAAGCCACTCCACAGGTTTTAATGAGCCTTTTTCAATTGCTATAAACTCAAAATATTTATTAGATTTTTTAAACTCTATAAACTCTTCAGAATTTAATATCGGACTAAATGAAGGTAATTTACCTTTTATATTAAACGATGAAAACTTCAAAACAGTTGTAATGCCTATCGTTATTTAA
- the gyrB gene encoding DNA topoisomerase (ATP-hydrolyzing) subunit B has translation MENYGASNIKVLKGLEAVRKRPGMYIGDTGHRGLHHLVYEVIDNSIDEAMAGHCDTINVTLTKNGTCKVSDNGRGIPTDMHPTEGMSAATVVLTVLHAGGKFDKDTYKVSGGLHGVGVSVVNALSSDLKMTIHREKEIFEQDFKKGIPQEPLAVIGNTRKTGTTIEFSPDPSIFTETVNFEFDYLARRFKELAYLNPFISIVFKDERTDVTETYHFEGGIEQYVQDLNKKTLVAQAYSFSGKIEDIEFDVALMYNDSYEEKVASFVNNIRTPNGGTHEAGFRAALTRVISTYNTNNSSAKEKDVKISGDDTGEGLIAIVSARVPEPQFEGQTKGKLGNTYVKPLIQKSTYEILSKYFEENPIEAKAIVSKALMAARGREAAKKARELTRRKDSMSVGTLPGKLADCQSKDASICELYLVEGDSAGGSAKMGRDRVFQAILPLKGKILNVEKARLEKILKSDEITNMITAMGCGIGEEYNEEKLRYHKLVIMTDADVDGSHIQTLLLTFFFRHFRDVVEKGYLYLAQPPLFRYKKGKKEIYFKDQREMNDFLIGNGIESLENQTLGHNDLVSYFKMVDHYAGSLEALDRRYALVNLIRHFVENPDLISLGAKDLYVKVEEFLNSIENNVLTKTINEEANEIHIFVQTKGGMEELLINDDLFSAPHFTEANYVFKKIQEWELTFEEDILVELENIKDYAKKGAYIQRYKGLGEMNPDQLWETTMTPENRVLLQVTIEDAEVASDAFTLFMGDEVEPRRNYIETHAKDVKHLDV, from the coding sequence ATGGAAAATTATGGTGCTAGTAATATTAAAGTTCTTAAAGGACTTGAAGCTGTAAGAAAACGCCCTGGTATGTATATTGGTGATACAGGTCACCGTGGATTACACCACCTTGTATATGAGGTTATAGATAACTCAATAGATGAAGCTATGGCTGGTCATTGTGATACTATCAATGTAACGCTTACAAAAAATGGCACGTGTAAAGTTTCTGATAATGGTCGTGGTATACCAACGGATATGCACCCAACGGAAGGTATGAGTGCCGCTACAGTTGTTTTAACTGTACTTCATGCAGGTGGAAAGTTCGATAAAGATACTTATAAAGTCTCTGGTGGTCTTCATGGTGTTGGTGTTTCTGTTGTAAATGCACTCTCATCTGATCTTAAAATGACTATTCATAGAGAAAAAGAGATATTTGAGCAAGACTTTAAAAAAGGTATACCTCAAGAACCTCTAGCTGTAATAGGTAATACTCGTAAAACTGGAACAACTATAGAATTCTCTCCAGATCCTAGTATATTTACTGAAACAGTAAATTTTGAATTTGATTATTTAGCTCGCCGTTTTAAAGAGTTAGCATACTTAAATCCATTTATTAGCATCGTTTTTAAAGATGAGAGAACAGATGTAACAGAAACATATCACTTCGAAGGTGGTATAGAGCAATATGTACAAGACTTAAATAAAAAAACACTTGTTGCACAGGCTTATTCATTTAGTGGAAAAATTGAAGATATTGAGTTTGATGTTGCTCTTATGTACAATGATTCATATGAAGAAAAGGTTGCGTCATTTGTTAATAACATTCGTACGCCAAATGGTGGTACGCATGAAGCTGGATTTCGCGCAGCGTTAACGCGTGTAATTTCTACATATAACACAAATAATTCTTCAGCAAAAGAAAAAGACGTAAAAATTTCTGGTGATGATACAGGTGAAGGGCTTATTGCAATAGTATCTGCTCGTGTTCCCGAGCCTCAGTTTGAAGGTCAAACAAAAGGAAAACTTGGAAATACTTATGTAAAACCACTTATTCAAAAATCAACTTATGAAATTCTTTCAAAGTATTTTGAAGAAAATCCTATTGAAGCAAAAGCTATAGTTTCTAAAGCACTAATGGCTGCTCGTGGGCGTGAAGCTGCTAAAAAAGCTCGTGAATTAACTCGTAGAAAAGATTCTATGAGCGTTGGAACGCTTCCTGGTAAATTAGCAGATTGTCAAAGTAAAGACGCATCTATCTGTGAACTTTATTTAGTGGAAGGGGATTCTGCAGGTGGTTCGGCAAAAATGGGTAGAGATCGTGTTTTCCAAGCGATATTGCCATTAAAAGGTAAGATTTTAAATGTTGAAAAAGCTAGACTAGAGAAAATTTTAAAATCTGATGAAATTACAAATATGATTACAGCTATGGGCTGTGGAATTGGTGAAGAGTATAATGAAGAGAAGCTACGTTATCACAAGCTTGTAATCATGACGGATGCGGATGTAGATGGTTCTCACATTCAAACGCTACTTTTAACATTCTTCTTTAGACATTTCCGTGATGTAGTTGAAAAAGGATACTTATATCTTGCTCAACCACCTCTTTTTAGATATAAAAAAGGTAAAAAAGAGATTTATTTTAAAGACCAACGCGAAATGAACGACTTTTTAATTGGCAATGGTATTGAATCTTTAGAGAATCAAACATTGGGTCATAACGACCTTGTATCTTACTTTAAAATGGTTGATCATTATGCTGGTTCACTTGAAGCGCTTGACAGAAGATACGCACTTGTAAACCTTATCCGCCACTTCGTAGAAAATCCAGACTTGATTAGTCTTGGTGCAAAAGATTTATATGTTAAAGTTGAAGAATTTTTAAATAGTATCGAAAATAACGTACTAACTAAGACAATCAATGAAGAGGCAAATGAGATTCATATTTTTGTTCAAACAAAAGGTGGAATGGAAGAGCTTCTTATTAATGATGATCTTTTCAGTGCTCCTCACTTTACAGAAGCTAATTATGTATTTAAAAAGATTCAAGAGTGGGAACTAACATTTGAAGAAGATATTTTAGTAGAGCTTGAAAATATTAAAGATTATGCGAAAAAAGGTGCTTATATTCAGCGTTACAAAGGTCTTGGTGAGATGAATCCTGATCAACTTTGGGAAACAACAATGACTCCTGAAAATCGTGTATTACTCCAAGTAACTATAGAAGATGCTGAAGTTGCATCTGATGCATTTACTCTCTTTATGGGAGATGAAGTTGAACCTCGTCGTAACTATATAGAGACTCATGCTAAAGATGTTAAACACCTGGATGTTTAA
- a CDS encoding EAL domain-containing protein: protein MLLPQTKEREYRFRLALRMGLPIFALIIALVSHTLVGNYDTLESSFYVESILLLVFSIYFILFLIYRGYDVKITDDVTKTFTREYLYKHIKKKLKLQGDYTLILVSIDNLNDINRLYGINNGDKVLEEISLWIANYLKSQKIENFPLGHIKGGDFILGLEGLKSEFTTILDLMCLKSSELKVENIEIKISGSIIDTEYSRDLNYLVENLFISQEENRNSKNTQAYEHINPNELELLVIDALKNRSLTIMKQDVFKNKSVAFSECFIKLKAKNSKLLYPKSYLKVINKLGLNIEYDLMILEQVLLFARHSQTPYALSISPTSLRNEKFIAKTKELLEESYQKVIFILSEQEYCSHISRYNSILKSLQKSGVLIAIDRLGAIHTSFLYLRELDVDIVRFDSYYSSKEKLKENENIIDGFNLMAHEKGIKSWIKNIEEDESFELVNKMNIDYKQGKYLSSLQEIYAS, encoded by the coding sequence ATGCTATTACCACAAACTAAAGAGAGGGAGTACCGTTTTAGACTAGCTCTAAGAATGGGACTTCCTATCTTTGCTCTCATTATTGCCCTTGTATCTCACACTCTTGTAGGTAACTATGATACTCTAGAAAGCTCGTTCTATGTTGAATCTATTCTGCTTCTTGTCTTTAGCATCTATTTTATTTTATTTCTTATATATCGTGGTTATGATGTAAAAATAACAGATGATGTGACTAAAACTTTTACACGTGAATATCTTTATAAACATATTAAAAAAAAGCTAAAACTTCAGGGTGATTACACATTAATACTTGTAAGTATTGATAACTTAAATGATATAAATAGGCTTTATGGAATCAACAATGGAGATAAGGTTTTAGAAGAGATATCTCTTTGGATAGCTAATTATCTCAAAAGCCAAAAAATTGAAAACTTCCCTCTTGGACATATTAAAGGGGGAGATTTTATTTTAGGACTAGAGGGACTTAAAAGTGAGTTTACAACTATTTTAGACCTTATGTGTTTAAAATCTAGTGAGTTAAAAGTAGAAAATATAGAGATAAAAATCTCTGGCTCAATCATAGATACTGAGTACTCTAGAGATTTAAACTATTTGGTTGAAAATCTTTTTATATCCCAAGAAGAGAATAGAAACTCAAAAAATACTCAAGCATATGAGCATATAAATCCAAATGAATTAGAACTACTTGTGATTGATGCACTTAAAAATAGAAGCCTTACTATTATGAAACAAGATGTTTTTAAAAATAAGTCTGTAGCTTTTTCAGAGTGTTTTATAAAGCTAAAGGCCAAAAACTCAAAGCTTTTATATCCAAAGAGTTATCTAAAAGTTATAAATAAACTAGGTTTAAATATAGAATATGATTTGATGATATTAGAGCAAGTTTTACTTTTTGCTAGGCATTCACAGACTCCCTATGCTCTTTCGATCTCTCCAACATCATTAAGAAATGAAAAATTTATTGCTAAAACGAAAGAGCTTTTAGAAGAGTCCTATCAAAAAGTTATTTTTATTTTAAGTGAGCAAGAGTATTGTTCACATATTAGTAGATATAATAGCATTCTAAAATCTCTTCAAAAAAGTGGAGTTTTAATTGCTATTGATAGATTAGGAGCAATTCATACAAGTTTTTTATATTTAAGGGAGCTTGATGTTGATATAGTTAGATTTGATAGTTATTACTCAAGTAAAGAGAAATTAAAAGAGAATGAAAATATTATTGATGGCTTTAACCTGATGGCACATGAAAAAGGGATAAAGAGCTGGATAAAAAATATAGAAGAAGATGAAAGTTTTGAACTTGTAAATAAAATGAATATAGACTATAAGCAAGGAAAATATCTCTCATCTTTACAAGAAATTTATGCAAGTTAA
- the queF gene encoding preQ(1) synthase, which produces MKYGEKIVNEFDVEKDLEIWPNEHKRDYLIKMTLPEFSCLCPRSGYPDFATIYLEYTPDEWVVELKAIKLYINSFRNKHVSHENSANEIYELLERKLKPKYMKVVADYNPRGNVHTVIEIDSSKMSS; this is translated from the coding sequence ATGAAGTATGGTGAAAAAATAGTAAATGAGTTTGATGTAGAAAAAGATTTAGAGATATGGCCCAATGAGCATAAACGCGACTATCTAATAAAGATGACTCTACCAGAATTTTCTTGTCTTTGTCCTAGAAGTGGATATCCAGATTTTGCTACTATATATTTAGAGTATACACCTGATGAGTGGGTAGTTGAACTAAAGGCTATAAAACTTTATATAAACTCTTTTCGTAATAAACATGTATCTCATGAGAACTCTGCAAATGAGATTTATGAGCTTTTAGAGAGAAAGCTAAAACCAAAGTACATGAAAGTTGTAGCTGATTACAACCCAAGAGGAAATGTTCATACTGTTATAGAGATCGATAGTTCAAAAATGAGCTCATAA